The following coding sequences are from one Paenibacillus sp. JDR-2 window:
- a CDS encoding LacI family DNA-binding transcriptional regulator: MANINDIAKRAGVSVSTVSRVLNHNPYVSEEKRAAVQRVIDELDYTPNRLAVDLNRQETRTIGVIMPYNNNQAFDQLLHGVLNRSVERDYSVMVLPTKYDPAKELRSLDRLKNKQLDGIILTSRSNAWDAIVPYSKYGAIVACEYTDHPEIGCAYMDRYASFVDAFRLLKDKGHSRVAFTTARGEESNSTRLTFKAYEHILGELPPAYHISDCYSMEDGVRAAKQLLHAKRRPTAIYANGDEVATGIYQYARSIQLEVPEDLAIIGQENQPVGIGLGLSTVDHQLVKVGEQAFDLIVEKSRDKIEIPYRIVVRQSI; encoded by the coding sequence ATGGCAAATATTAATGACATTGCAAAGCGCGCGGGCGTATCGGTATCAACGGTATCCAGGGTGTTAAATCATAATCCGTATGTGTCGGAGGAGAAGCGTGCGGCTGTTCAGCGCGTGATTGACGAATTGGATTACACGCCAAACCGCTTGGCCGTTGATTTAAACCGACAAGAAACAAGAACCATCGGTGTCATCATGCCTTACAACAATAATCAGGCTTTTGATCAGCTGCTTCATGGCGTGCTTAACCGCTCGGTGGAACGCGATTATTCCGTTATGGTGCTGCCTACCAAGTACGATCCGGCTAAAGAGCTACGTTCCCTGGACAGGCTGAAAAATAAACAGCTGGACGGGATTATCCTTACGTCCCGCTCGAATGCATGGGACGCCATTGTCCCGTACTCCAAATACGGGGCCATTGTGGCTTGCGAATATACGGATCATCCGGAGATTGGCTGCGCCTACATGGACCGGTATGCCTCTTTCGTAGACGCCTTCCGATTATTAAAAGACAAGGGTCATTCCCGTGTCGCTTTTACGACGGCAAGAGGTGAAGAGAGCAATAGTACCCGACTGACTTTCAAAGCGTATGAGCATATTTTGGGCGAACTTCCGCCTGCCTACCATATCAGCGATTGCTACAGCATGGAGGATGGGGTACGGGCAGCCAAGCAGCTGCTTCATGCTAAACGGAGACCAACGGCTATTTACGCGAACGGCGATGAGGTTGCAACGGGAATATACCAGTATGCAAGGAGCATCCAGCTGGAGGTGCCGGAAGACTTGGCGATCATCGGCCAAGAAAACCAGCCGGTCGGAATTGGATTAGGTCTATCTACGGTTGATCATCAATTGGTGAAAGTCGGAGAGCAAGCCTTTGATCTCATCGTTGAAAAATCCAGGGATAAGATCGAGATTCCGTATCGCATCGTTGTAAGGCAATCGATTTAG
- a CDS encoding HAD family hydrolase, translated as MYTALIFDVDGTLINSEEHRHTIHVFDGIGELLAELREYPVLKGVVTSKTSQEYLDDFVPFGLVRDLPFALCADDTKRHKPHPEPLLAFLEISGARADSTIYIGDTVYDYECARDAGVDFGLALWGCRQPDLIPAKYKFEHPKDILTLLNRP; from the coding sequence ATGTATACGGCCCTTATTTTTGACGTTGACGGCACTTTGATCAATTCGGAAGAGCACCGGCATACGATTCATGTTTTTGACGGAATTGGGGAGCTGCTCGCTGAACTTAGAGAGTATCCGGTTCTAAAAGGAGTGGTTACCTCGAAGACGAGTCAGGAGTATCTGGATGACTTTGTCCCCTTTGGTCTCGTTCGCGACCTGCCCTTTGCCTTATGCGCGGATGATACGAAGAGGCATAAGCCTCATCCGGAGCCTTTGCTTGCCTTTCTTGAGATCTCGGGCGCACGGGCGGACTCAACCATTTATATCGGCGACACCGTCTACGACTACGAATGCGCCAGAGATGCCGGAGTAGATTTTGGATTAGCGTTATGGGGATGCAGGCAGCCTGACCTTATTCCCGCAAAGTATAAATTTGAACATCCGAAAGATATACTGACTCTTCTGAATCGTCCTTAA
- a CDS encoding sensor histidine kinase, with product MSIRFKLLLSYAAMLVIPLISILVISLLLVIFYQGDVKNLKGVYETTENRFGHEAVEHAVKEIKRTSVRHPDLLLDSTYLNDMSADLEKNDSGIIVRRGDDVYYRSEIMAQSPRLAADLPEYAQPNASNGYTEKKEGNTNYVFLQFDVMFKDEPVSLFIISKEDPLTYFIRKYFPTLFVCSLLILIITHVLLTTYMSKNIIRRLQTLRTAAREMKNGNLDFKLQVEGKDEIGQLGMAFEDMRSRMQDSIRIQAQYEENRKELIASISHDLRTPLTAIRGYIDGVMEGVADTPEKSARYMKTIDAKAAELEHLINELFLYSKLDLNRQPFLFEAVELLPFLNDLSEELQFELEKKSIAFEPDIHVPAGSFVRMDRDQFKRVLNNIISNSVRYMDKPLPVIRIKAYLEGNQAVMKISDNGIGMKDKDLEHMFERFYRADESRSVKTGGSGLGLAIAKQIMESHNGEITAASKWTAGTTISLYLPIHSREGGGK from the coding sequence ATGTCCATACGCTTTAAATTGCTATTATCTTATGCGGCAATGCTGGTCATACCGCTTATATCGATCCTGGTTATCAGTCTGCTCCTGGTTATCTTCTATCAAGGGGACGTGAAGAACCTAAAGGGCGTTTATGAAACGACGGAAAACAGGTTTGGCCACGAAGCTGTCGAGCATGCGGTAAAAGAAATCAAACGTACATCGGTCCGGCATCCCGATTTATTGCTGGACTCTACGTATTTGAATGATATGTCCGCTGATTTGGAAAAAAACGATTCCGGTATCATCGTAAGAAGAGGCGATGACGTCTACTACCGCTCGGAGATTATGGCGCAAAGTCCTCGGCTGGCAGCTGATTTGCCGGAATATGCGCAGCCGAATGCTTCAAACGGTTATACAGAGAAAAAAGAAGGAAATACGAATTATGTATTTTTGCAGTTTGACGTCATGTTTAAGGACGAACCGGTCAGCCTGTTTATTATATCGAAGGAAGATCCGCTTACCTACTTCATCCGCAAGTATTTCCCTACCTTATTTGTATGTTCCTTGTTGATTCTTATTATCACTCATGTCCTGCTGACGACTTATATGTCCAAAAACATTATCCGCCGCCTGCAGACCTTGCGGACAGCCGCGCGGGAGATGAAGAATGGAAATCTGGATTTCAAGCTTCAGGTTGAAGGCAAAGACGAGATTGGTCAATTAGGCATGGCCTTTGAGGATATGCGTTCGCGCATGCAGGATTCTATTCGGATCCAAGCTCAATACGAGGAGAACCGAAAGGAATTGATTGCAAGCATATCGCATGATCTGAGAACGCCGCTTACCGCCATCCGGGGTTATATTGACGGGGTGATGGAAGGTGTGGCGGATACGCCGGAGAAAAGCGCGAGGTACATGAAAACGATCGATGCGAAGGCCGCGGAGCTAGAGCATCTGATCAACGAACTCTTTTTGTACTCCAAGCTTGATCTTAACCGCCAGCCGTTCCTCTTTGAAGCGGTGGAACTGTTGCCTTTTCTAAACGATTTGTCGGAGGAGCTTCAATTCGAGCTTGAGAAAAAATCAATTGCGTTCGAGCCCGATATCCATGTGCCTGCCGGATCTTTCGTACGCATGGACAGAGACCAATTCAAACGCGTGCTGAATAATATTATCTCCAATAGCGTCAGGTATATGGACAAACCCTTGCCGGTTATCCGGATAAAAGCATATCTAGAGGGGAATCAAGCAGTCATGAAGATTTCGGATAACGGGATCGGAATGAAGGACAAAGATCTTGAACACATGTTCGAACGGTTCTATCGCGCCGACGAATCGCGGAGCGTTAAGACGGGCGGGAGTGGCCTTGGGCTTGCCATTGCAAAGCAAATCATGGAGAGCCATAACGGAGAAATAACGGCAGCAAGCAAGTGGACAGCCGGTACAACCATCAGCTTGTATTTGCCCATTCATTCAAGGGAAGGAGGAGGGAAATGA